The Elaeis guineensis isolate ETL-2024a chromosome 5, EG11, whole genome shotgun sequence DNA segment TTATTTCTAAGTCCCTACCGTCTGCACAGATTGGTTACACAGGTCTATATTCAGATTACACAGATTTATTTCCAGATCATCCAGGTTACTTAGTTTCAATATCTGGTTATGCACGTTCATATTCAGGTTATATATAGGTATGTACTTTGGTTACACAGAAATAACTCTTTAGCATTTTGGGGACTTTTTATTCaacttaaaaaatttagaaacttAAAAGTAATTTCGAATTCATCGAGGgacctatagataattttttcttttaactTTACATACTATCTTCCTTCGATAAAAGGTGGTTAAAATTCAATATCCAGATTTTTAGTTTGAACGAAGAGGATACAACAATAGAGGAGAAAGCCCAATCTTAGATCCCCACAGACCAACTTTGCTAAGAATCTGAAGATTTTAATTAACGGAAAAGGGCTAGGACTCAATGCTGCAGAGGCAGTGTCGGCACGATCCATCCACCTGACCAACACATGTGGAGTTTTATTCTCTAACTTCTGAGCGCCCTGTTGGGTTGGGTCTCTCCTATGTGGAGAATGGCCCAAAGCCTATATGGGTCAAAACCCATATTGATGACTCATTTTTATTTTGCTCCAAAAGAAATCCTAGTGTTTAAAAAAGGTAATTTTGGAGAGCACCCACATAGAAAAAGAGGTTTTGAAGATCAGAAACATTAGACGGCAAAAAGAAAGATCGTTCCTTTTTCAGATTTATTTGTGCAGCCTTCGCAAAAGTGGTCATCGAAAATTTGTTCACTGTTGGATCAAACTGAAATTTGGTCTACACATTCTCGACACCTGGTTCTTCAATCTGGACGGTGGAGATCAAAATTGGAGTCCTTTTTCTTTGGTTTCTGCTTGCCGTTTTCTTCAGAATTCTTCTATTTTTTGATAATATCTTTTCAACTTCACTTGTTGCATCATTAGATGTTTGTGGCTGTCAAGAATATTAATTCTTGATGATTTATTGTATTGAGAAGTTGATGTATGCCTCTGGTTGTTGATAACTATAGAGGAATCTTGTGTATTCCCATTATTTGATTATAGTGGAAGTTGTGGGTGTCGGACCGTGGTTTTTACTTCTTATATTGAGGAGGTTTTCCACGTAAATCTTGGTGTTTCTGTGTTTGATTTGTTCGCTGCATCTTTCACATATTTTACTTGGTTTCTCTACTTGTTAAATTTCCATCACGTCCAAGCCCAGCTGAGCTAAGCCTTAATAAGCTGGTCATTCCAGCCAGgcttaaaattaatttcaagccTAAAACTCAAGCTAGAAAAGGTCCACACTTGATCAGGGCTAGATGTGAGCTGTTCAGTTGCTCTTAGATCTATTACGAGCACTAATAAATTGTTGGATGTGTAGATCAAGTGGCTTTAGGGCTTTCATGAGTAAATAATTAATTGCTAGAGGCACATTGTAAAGAAAAAAGTGAGCTTTTGATTCATATTTGACACAATAGTTTTCCTCAAATTTGTTTGTGAATAATTAGTACATAAACCATAAAATATCTGACTAGATGACTTGGTTTCTCTATTCTTTAGTAATCCAAACTACTTAGAGAACACATCGACCAATGAAAAGTTAGTGGATCGTTCCAAAGCTTTTCAACAACTAACAAGAAAATATTGTCACGTTGGCAGGACTCGGTAGCCCACGCTCTTTTTATAAAGACAGAAGCTTGTTCAGCTACCGTATGTGGACCTCGAACGGGCATGTGAGACGCTTTTAGGTGCTTCGCTTTGCCTTTGCCTGAAAACGCTGGTAACAGACCACAAATCGCAGCAGGATCTCGCACGACATGGCTccggttttctttttctttccaagttTTTCCCTCTCCAATCAGGGAGAATGAAGCAACCATCATTGTCACTGACTCCTCTTCTCTTACGTCCAGGACTCCAGACGccgaaaaatatgaaaaatctaaAAAGATATAAAAGATGAGATTAACGTACAATCTCTGTCATCACTGCAGGAAGACAGGAaagttctttttattttcttcccccCAGGAAAAACAGGCATGATGTCCTTACAACCTTCAAGATATTGAAGCTGGAAGCTCTCTTGATCTACCAGAAAGGGTTACCAACTAGTtacatgtaataagaaataaaagtgATGCTAAAGGGTTAAGTATAAAAACATTAGAATCACGCGAAAAGCACCTGCAACCATAACATGAGGCATGAAGGAGACGCATAGCAGCCCTGGGCATGGACCAAAAATTTATGGCACCATGATATGCTTGACAGCAAATTAAACAGCAACAGTCCACAAAAATGTACCCTCAAATCAGATTCCCCGCAGACCGCATGATTATTTGGGGTGGAACTGGCCGGGCCCTATCTCCACCCGAGCCCAGCCCAAACATTAGTTTCGGGCTTCAGGCCGTGTTTAGGCTCGATGAATATGTAAATATTCTGGTCCGAGCCCGACCTGAGCCCAGGCCTGAGTGCGCCCCAAAATCATTGGAGCTGGCCCGATCCCACGTATGGCAATTTTTGCCAAGCCAAATCCTTCGCAGCACCGTGCCACGTCCATGCCGGCACCCCCTGCGACATGTCTGCGGATAAGTCCCTGACAATTCTCCCCCACTCAAGCTGTCGACGTCTAAGCCACTACTTGATCATTAGTCACCACAGCCAAATTTCCACTACAGTAACTGTAGATATGGTTCTTCAAGTCAGAGATCCACGGTCTTGATATCCTTGATCCTTTCTCCACAATCCATCATCCACACCACACTGACTCCTCCTCAGAACCAAACTGCTACAAAATCCAACACCAACCTCTGCTTTTATCCTCCACTGAGCACATTGTCCTGCAACATGCTCCCCCACTCTGAGTCATTGACACCCATAACAAACTCAGACATTCAGTTCCTCTGAACTTAGACTTCAAATTTACATCACTTTAGATACCCCGTATCTGTAATCAAAATATGCAACTTGATACCATACGTATCAGAAGCTAACATCAAGCATAATGTCGACCATCGACTTAGCCAACCCGGTTCCGATACTACTTGTCACGGGGTGAGGGTTTTGTTACCCAAacaccccctctccctctcctcttccacTTCGTCCTCCGCTGTCGTCTGGTGCCGACGGCAGTGGAGCATTGCCGGTGCCTCCAGAGGCCGCTGCTTTGCGGCATGTTCGCTGGCTGGAGAAAAGACTCAGGCGGGTGGTTGTGGTGGCGGCAGTGGGAGTTTAGCCTCCGATCTGGAAAAAGCCGGAGGGACCAGCAGAGAAGATAAATCGAGAAGGAGGCAAATCTCATGAAGCCACCAATTGAAATGGTAGGAGTTTTTGAATCGGATCAAGAAAAATATAAGAACGATGACGACGATGAAGAGAAATTGAAAAACGAGGAGGAGGATGAGactagggtttttgttttgtcGGCGACTACGATGCCGCCGAAGAACGCGCTGCTGCTGATGAGATGCCGATCGACTCCGCACAACTGGGCATCGTCCTTGGCTACCAACCAGTTCCCGATCTCTATCTCTTCGCTTCCGCCATCAGAATTGAAGTCTTCTCTAGCAGAGAAGAAGATGGAAGTGggagatgatgaggaggaggggAGGAACTTGAGCAATGGGAGCTTGAGAGATGGAGGGGAGGGGGGAGAGGAGGGATCGCAGCCCCTGGTCCTGACGCGGTGTAAGTCGGAGCCAGTGAGGAGGGCCGTGGGTCTGGAAACGTCATCTGAAGGAAACGAAGAACGGAGTTACAGAATGGACGATTAAGAAGAAGTAACTTGTAATCGGACTACAGTTGGTCTCGGGCTCGGGCCTACGGTACGCCCAAGCCTGATCCGAAAATGCAATGGACTAGAtttttgagtccaaatccgatctgATTTTATTCGGACTTGACCCGCAGTCGGACCGACCCGAAACCCATCGGGCCAGTCAGAGCCCATTTTCAGCCCTAATGATTATGGCCGAAATGCAAGGAATCTCTCGTCAACATGACAATCTGGGGCACAACTCTTTCTTACCACTTACCATTCGATGAGTATGTCCCCATCCGTACCACCATTCGATGAGTATGTCATCACCCGTGCCACCGTAGTTACTAACGTAACAGATAACAACTCCCAACTTTCTCTGTGCCAAGACCGTCAACAGTGATTACCTCGAATCATTTCACTTTGGTATTTACTTGAGACTCGAACCTCAGCTGCTGGAGGGGAGTTCAAGCCCATTACCACTGGGCTGCCACTACAGTGGCAAATAACTTTTCTTTTTAACCACCCCCGGTAAAATCTTCTCTTGGTAAGACGAGAAAAACATATTTGCAGGCTTGTTCCTTATAGAACTTGAAACAAAGTTAATCATTTGGTTCAATAGATCCGGCACCGGATTACAACAGTTTATTTTGTGCATTAAGAAAACCTCAATGCTGAGCTGATGGTGGCAAATAGAGAGGGATGATTGTATGAGGCAAGAGGATATATCGTTTCACTATTAACTTGATACTCGGCTATTACATACGTCCCCAAACAGCTCTGGCATACCCCTCCACAAACTCTTCTTTCAGCAAGCTTGGGACCAAACAACAAAGTTATTACAAACCATAATAAATGGGTGAGACAAATTAAACGAAAAGGGGTAATTAGAAAGAAGCATCATTTTGAAGATTAAGACCAGAAGAGCGATGACAGTAGCAAGCTAAAATGCAATGGTTGCGATCATGCGGATGTCCATAAACTCGTTTTGTTTAGGCAGCGGGTTTCTCCCCCTTGAGGGGCTTCACCACCTCCCAGGTGAAGTCGGTGTCATCCCTGCCGAAATGCCCGTAAGCTGCTGTCTTCAGGAACCTGCCGTTTCCACCCCTCTTCAGGTCAAGGTTGATGATGATCATTCCAGGCCTGAAATCAAAATTCTCCTTCACAATCTTCAGGATCTCCTTGTCGGGAATCTTGCCTGTGCCATAGGTATCCACAAACACTGACAGAGGCTCTGGCACACCAATGGCATAAGATACCTGCACAATGCAACGGCGAGCAAGCCCATTGGCAACGATGCTCTTGGCTGCCTGCCTCGCGATGTAGGCACCACTCCGGTCGACCTTTGTGGGATCCTTGCCAGAAAAGGCACCACCACCATGGGCTCCCCAGCCACCATAGGTATCAATGATGATCTTGCGCCCGGTGAGCCCTGCATCACCATGAGGTCCACCGATGACAAAACGACCAGATGGATTGAGGTGGAAGATGGTCTTCTCATCAAGGTATTGCTCAGGGATGACGGGCTTGATGACATGCTCCTTGAGGTCAGCAGCAATCTCATCATTGGTAACAGTCTCATCATGCTGGGTCGAGATGAGGACGGTGTGGACTCGGATAGGGACCATGGCGCCATGGTCATTGCGGTACTCAACGGTCACCTGGGTCTTGCCATCAGGCCTCAGCCACGGGCAGGTGCCATTCTTGCGGACCTCAGTGAGGCGGGCGCCAAGCTTGGTGGCGAGGACATGGCTGAGGGGCATCAACTCTGGGGTCTCATCGGTTGCATAACCAAACATGTGACCCTGATCACCAGCACCAATCTCCTCAGGGCGCTTGGTGAAATGGCCATGAACACCCTGGGCAATGTCAGGAGACTGCTGCTCAATGTTGACAAGCACCTTGCAGTGATCGGCATCAAGGCCAACATCATCGGAAGTGAACCCAATACCGCGGCAGGTGTCGCGGACGATCTTCTCATAGTCGACATTTGCCTTGGTGGTGATCTCTCCAAAGACCATGACCATGTTCGTCTTGGTACAGGTCTCACAAGCAACCTTGCTGTCGGGATCCTGTTCTAGGCAGGCATCAAGCACAGCATCTGAGATCTGGTCGCAGAGCTTGTCAGGGTGTCCCTCGTTCACAGATTCAGAGGTGAAAAGGAAGGTGTCGGTGTTGGCCATCTGCAACAGAACAGCAAATTAAAAGATCATATTAGAATCCGGGGACATAATTAATCACTCGAATGCTAACGGCCCCATCTAGCATACTTCTGTTATCATTGATAAAATAGACCACAAAATTACATTTTGGACAAGAAACATATGAATACTACTGCATCTACTTTTAACTCATTGTAATTTTAATCACATCCTTCGGTAGCCGGTATTGGTGAACCTTGGACATTTATCTAACACACTCCAACCCAATTTAGACTAAAATTGTGCTTCACATGCAGGAATGAGTGCATATGACGGAAGTCTAGAATGATTCTAAGCAAGTAGTCCATTCACCAAGAGATGGAGGAATAAAGCAGAGTATAAACCCGATATGACCTTTTAACAAAGCTGCTTCCACTAGAAGATTAGTGGGGCAGAAAGCAAATAATTAAGAGAAGCACAAGGAATTCCAGAAGAATCTATAAAATCAGGAATCAGAATCACATAATATGGGAAGTCataatgtatattttttaaagTAGATAGCAAATCTAGGTCGGAAGAGTCTCTAACCTTTCAGAGGGCAAGCAAGAAATAGGTGCAAATTTAAAAGCAACAGGTTACAGTGGAAGATTGGGCAGATCTAGCAGCTAAAAGGTAACAAAAAGCAAACAGAAGTGATAAGCATAAATGTGAAGAGTAATTAACAATAAAACGGATACAAAGATTCTTTAGAATGAATCGAATAAAGGCATGTGCATCTACGCAGTGGGCAGATCCGATTGGAACAAATCAAGCATAAGACTTGCTCCACCTCAAGTTTGCTGAAATAATGGACAAGCATCAAAAGCATATTACAACTTGCAAGCAGCTCTCACATCTAAAAATTTCAACAATAAACATTCTATCGAACACCATAAATTGCAAAGACGGATCTGATAACTTATAATTACGTGAAAGTGGGACAGAACCACGTCAAGCAAAATTAGGAATTATGCCCACAATCCTTCAGACTGATCAAACACCAAAATCCACAAATTCACCCAAATCCAAACGACCTAACCATGTTAGACAGCACAATCATGATATCAGACGTCGAAAATACACAATCTTTCCACGAAATCTAGACAAATCTAAACAACAATGATCAAAAATTAGAACCAACGGAACCAAAACCACAAGAGAGGAGCTATCAAATCATTTCGCGTGAATCAAGAAAAGCTCTGGTGACCTAATATAACAAGAAACAATCCAAATCCAGCCATTTCCGGACAACGATAAACTGGAAGCAACTAAACAGAATTTCAAGGAAAAATGCACAAGAAAGCGCCAAGAAACCAGAGAAGCACTAAAAACAGCTAAATGCACCAGATCCAGCCATTTCAAgtgggaaaaaaaaatcaaaaaaattagtcccccccaccccaaaaaaaaaaaaaaaaaaaaaaaagccatcgAGTCGTCCCTGATCCAGTAGAAAAGAGAACAAAACTCAATAAAGTTCCCGAAAAACAGCACTCATTCTCCAAGacctaaagaaaaagagaaacaacGAGACCTCAAGACCTAAAGAAAAGAGAAACAACGAGATCGCACCTTTGTTGTAAGATACGAGAAGAAGATAGGCACCAAAGCAACCCCAAGCTTCTCAACCGCTTTGTCCTGGGACTCCGGGTGGACACGGGAGTCGAAGAGGAGGAGCATCCTATTTATAGGCGACTGGCACCCAAACGACGCGCTTTGGACTGCCGTTCCCGAGTGAGATCCAGATCTGACCGCCCACGGTTCCGTGGGCTGCGCGATCTCGTCCGTAGGATCCAGCAGCAGGCCCCCATTCGGGAGTCGGTGGCCGACAGCGACCCCCGGCTGCGTGGGACCCGCGGTTGGATCCGGGAACACTAACACACCAACCACGCCGGGCCCCACCAAGCCAGAACAGGCTCCAACGCGGCTTGGCTGTATTGGCTCCGACTCGCCAGCTGGCTGGTTGTCAATTGGGCCCCACCTGGCATGCTCCCTGTAGGTGGATGTCACCATGCCGCAACCTTCCCATCATCTTCCTATTTattctcaaaaattaaaaaaaaaaaaagacacaaaTGAAATTGCACTGCTGGTTGTTTAATTTTGGAGACATAAAGGGTTGGTAGGGGTTGGGTGTGGCAGAAGAATGTGACACCGACTAATTCTATAAAAATAAGATTGGCCAAGCCGTAATGATTGCAAAGACCTATGTGCCTCCCATTTGGAaggtttttatgatttaatatttttataagtagatTCAGTACATGTGAACTAATCTGTTGGATCTTCTGCTGTGTAAGCTTGCacgtttttctttttttctgagaGCAAGGTATGAATCTCACGCATTTGGCCCACCAAGTCCACACCTTCTCCTCTTGAATGGGCCAACCGAATGAGCCGAAATAAACGCGTTCAATTGTTCATCATCTACTATATTATTAGGAATTAGGAATACTCATTTATATTTTACGGTAGGTCAGCAAGAAAATATAAGCAGCCAATGAATTGACTAGACTATGTTAGGTAAGACGCCAAATTTGAGCTCGGTCTACACGTGCTACCCTACTTAACGTGAATGTAGATGAGGCAatctggtcttttttttttttttttcttctgatcCATTTCTTtgaggataaaaaaaaaattatcgaagaatctatattttttaaataaatattttttaaataatatttagataaaaataatttatttatattttcttatatattaaaaaatagctTGAAAATTTGTTATTCatgttcttttgtattactaGTTTTCTAAATAAATTACTAAAATCAATCTATATTTtgcataatatcttttattatataaatattattatatataatataataatttaatatattatattatattattatatataaaatatattatattattataataatatagtatataatattatattataataatttattataatattataatacattatataaatattattatataataatataatatattatattatataagattattattattatatataaggtTAAGGATATATTAGAAATGAATTAAAGAGATTATTTACTCGATTGatagaaaaatgatttagccaccccTTAGGGGGCGTTTGGTATGGAGTAATCCACCCAACATCAAGGGTGATGTAGGTGGAGATGATGAGATCACTGTGTATGGTTATATAATGGTGATCCTATGTGGAAGTGATTTTAAATCACCTCCACTCCTTAAATCACCGTCCAACGCAGTGATAGAAAATCCACTCTTGAGGATGGATTTTCAATATCACTcaagcatggtgatcttatattaaaatacgagagattttttgaaagagaaaatctatttatttttatcatgatattttttcatgCGTGCATGCGATGTTATTTACGCACGCTAGGTGGGTAGCTGTGGCATCATCTCtatgaaaaaaaagaaggaattttttttttctcgctatagtgattaaaaaaaaaattattcaatatttttttttaaattttctctgCTCCAATCTTCAATTCCAACTCCCAAAGCTTCATTGCAAAGCAGTGATTTTATTTTCTCAATCCAATAATAGTAATATGATGTTTTTCTCTCCTTCAGTCTCTCCTCTatcatttttttcctttccatCTGAGATATGtcataggtatttttgatattatatgatcAGTGATTTTGAATTCTCATAGcataccaaataaattttttacatatatcTGGAGAACTTTAATCACTGCGCTATGGTCAACTAAacatagtgatcttagatcactaggGATTAGATCACCTTAAGATTTGAATTACCGATGATCTTAAATTACCATAGTGATCCCAATTGGATCTCCAAATGCCTCCTAAGTGAataagatttttttctatttcataaataaatactatccatagaaaaataatttatttattttaaaaaatatgaaaatataaataaattgatcaatGAGAAAGTAAATCAACTTTTTCATTATACCTATCCACAAAAACAAGCTCTTAAGGTCATTATTCACTAATAAAAGAAGTCAACTCAATGATTGTGTGTTTGTGTTGATATATCAGGCTGGGTTAGGTATTATTTCATTGCATTATTTAGTGGACTTCCACCTATCCTaattctttattaaaaaaaaaagagagaaaatctgCTTCTAAAACCTTTCATATATTGTTAGCTGGATCATAGCCATTCTTCGATTGTTCCTTTGTTTTAAACCGATCACATATCAAACATGCCTAGTACGAAGAAAAATACAACATGCCTAGGGCAAAGAAAAATACTACTTTTTGAGTGATTACATCGAAACAATAAAACTAGGACTCACCTCAACGGTCACATTTATCAGCTTACCCTAGATTTTTGGATTTGAGTGAAGAGCATCCAATAGAAATTGAAAGACCTTTTTTATTCTAAGCTATCAATATTTGcatttgaataaaaaaagaataaagaattggTGGGATAGTGACTAAATACAGGATTAAGCATTGGAGGTGGTACAAAGGCACTAGACAGCGTGCAGTCtagccccttctctctctctatatctctGAGGTAAAACCTGGCCAAGTTAGAACCATAAAAACCATGTGAAATGTTCTGGACTTCTGCCTATTTCTTCATTCAGCAGTTGAATTCTCTTTATCAGCATCCTAATGATGATCACTGAACAAGAAGATTTTATTGTGGCATTTTGTTACTCTGAAAAGCTTGCACGAATAGGCTAGCTGCCCATGCGAGACTATGGCAGAGACAGCATGTTCATTCTCCATTTTCAGTGTGTGTGCTTAATGAGTTGAGTTTTAGTAccttatttcttctttttctttttctttttttcttttttcctgaaTCATTGGCTGGTTAACTTTCATTGTATGAACTGCTTTGGCGTTGGTGTTATGGTTTACCAGAAAACGGCATTCTTCTTTCATCTGATTAGTACAACACAATTTTGTTTTCTCGTTCATTGTGTTGGTCTGCTTTGTGGGATGGTACATGCTACCGTGGCATGACCATGAATGTGTTTTTTTATCGTCTTGTAGTGGACATCCTAGCCATTTTTGGTGGTTGCTTGGTATACCAACTCCGTCAAAGAATGAAATTGTTGGTCATTGGTGGTGTTTGAATTGTTGTCTTTTTGAAGGCCTTTGCTGACAGTCAGTAGAGTTTGTTCCAGCATAAAGGATAAGAACAATATCTAGGGTAACAAAGTTCAACTCTATTTCAACTTTAGACCTTATGCACAGAATTTGGAAGTAACCATGGAGTATCTGTAAAGACTTATTCTTTAATATTCTTACATTTATTTTCCCAAACAAAGCTCGGTGACCTCATCGATAGGAAAGCTTTAGGGTTCAGGTTGAATTCAAAAAACAGGAAGTGCAGTTGGCTTACAGAAGTTGGCTTTTGATATTGCGAGACAAACTCTCCCGATACGTATGCATAGTGAGACGGAACTCAGAAGTCTCGTGCCATGAAGTCACCTCGCAAGGACTACTCGTTTTCGTTTTAAACTCCCTCTGCCTTACTCCATTcatttctcaaaaaaatatatatatatattgctagACAAACGGGATTTAAAATAACAAAAAGTGGCATGATCTGGACTTTAACCGAGTTAGTTGGACCCCTCTAGAAGAGATCTAGAGTTCGTGTCCCCACCATATTTATCAACAGAACAAAAAATTATGATTGATGGATAGCAGAGAGGAGGCCTAAAAATGAGTAAGCCAAGATGGATGAAATAAAAGTAATATATCTATCTTTTCATATTAATTTTCAACAAATACAACTATAACATCTCCTTGGATCTccaattaaatgaaaagaaaaaaaaaacaaaaatatcaTGCATAAATATTTAGACAAGACAAAATTAACCTAATTTTACTTCCTAAATTTAGCCAATTTAACCAGGAAGGGAAATGCAACTGCATTAGGCCCGCTGCCAACAATCATGGTATGTTGGCCTGCAGGTAAAACCATGTATGCAGAATCTGTCACCATGCTTACGCTCTTGCATGAACTAAGTTTAAATGTCACCGTCTCACTCTTTCCTGCCTGCACAAAAGTCCTCTGGAAGCCAATAAGCTGCATGATATGTGCACCAACTATTCCTTCTGGCAGCCGTGAGTAGAGCATCACAACATCACTGCCATCAATACTTCCCATATTGATCACTTCGATCTCCACAGTTATATCTTCATTGCAATCCAAATTTTCTACCAAAGCAGCAGAACACGGCGGAACATTCGCAGACTGTTTGTAATGAATTGATAGGCAATATTGATTGAAAGCCAACTTCTTCTCCACAGAATTTTGAGTTGAAACCACTTTGTAGGAGAAATTTGTATAGCCTAAA contains these protein-coding regions:
- the LOC105044935 gene encoding S-adenosylmethionine synthase, with protein sequence MLLLFDSRVHPESQDKAVEKLGVALVPIFFSYLTTKMANTDTFLFTSESVNEGHPDKLCDQISDAVLDACLEQDPDSKVACETCTKTNMVMVFGEITTKANVDYEKIVRDTCRGIGFTSDDVGLDADHCKVLVNIEQQSPDIAQGVHGHFTKRPEEIGAGDQGHMFGYATDETPELMPLSHVLATKLGARLTEVRKNGTCPWLRPDGKTQVTVEYRNDHGAMVPIRVHTVLISTQHDETVTNDEIAADLKEHVIKPVIPEQYLDEKTIFHLNPSGRFVIGGPHGDAGLTGRKIIIDTYGGWGAHGGGAFSGKDPTKVDRSGAYIARQAAKSIVANGLARRCIVQVSYAIGVPEPLSVFVDTYGTGKIPDKEILKIVKENFDFRPGMIIINLDLKRGGNGRFLKTAAYGHFGRDDTDFTWEVVKPLKGEKPAA
- the LOC140857764 gene encoding putative beta-D-xylosidase, producing MLIRQVSSAAKGPVILVVLSAGGVNLEPIEKDVDAVIWAGYPGEEGGQAIADVVFGKYNPGGRLPVTWYKSNYVWQLPMTSMRLRPVDELGYPGRTYKFFNGSTLYPFGYGLGYTNFSYKVVSTQNSVEKKLAFNQYCLSIHYKQSANVPPCSAALVENLDCNEDITVEIEVINMGSIDGSDVVMLYSRLPEGIVGAHIMQLIGFQRTFVQAGKSETVTFKLSSCKSVSMVTDSAYMVLPAGQHTMIVGSGPNAVAFPFLVKLAKFRK